Proteins from one Paenibacillus amylolyticus genomic window:
- a CDS encoding DUF3388 domain-containing protein — MESKQWYMEYKIHKNRPGLLGDIASMLGMLEVNILTINGVEGKTRGMLLESDDDEKIRLLGEMLGKVNSITVSALRQPKLVDILAVRHGRYIDRDSDDRKTFRFTRDELGLLVDFLGEVFKREGNQVIGLRGMPRVGKTESIIAGSVCAMKRWTFVSSTLLRQTIRSQMSEDELNPNNVFIIDGIVSTIRSSERHYNLLQDIMTMPSTKVIEHPDIFVQESEYDFNDFDIIIELRNNPNEEIIYDTFTASYTDEL, encoded by the coding sequence ATGGAATCTAAACAATGGTACATGGAATATAAAATACATAAGAACAGACCTGGTTTGTTGGGCGATATTGCCTCCATGCTGGGGATGCTTGAAGTAAATATATTGACCATTAACGGTGTGGAAGGCAAAACTCGGGGCATGCTGCTTGAATCGGATGATGATGAAAAAATCCGTTTGCTTGGTGAAATGCTTGGCAAAGTCAACAGCATCACCGTTTCGGCTTTGCGTCAACCCAAATTGGTGGATATCCTTGCCGTTCGTCATGGCAGATACATTGATCGTGACTCGGATGATCGCAAAACATTTCGTTTCACACGAGATGAACTTGGGTTACTTGTGGACTTTTTGGGTGAAGTATTTAAGAGGGAAGGCAATCAGGTCATCGGTCTGCGCGGGATGCCTCGTGTTGGCAAAACGGAGTCCATTATTGCGGGCAGCGTATGTGCGATGAAGCGATGGACGTTTGTTTCCTCCACACTTCTTCGTCAGACGATAAGAAGTCAAATGTCCGAGGACGAATTGAACCCAAACAATGTATTCATAATTGACGGTATTGTTAGCACCATTCGCTCCAGTGAGCGGCATTACAATCTGTTGCAGGATATTATGACCATGCCTAGCACCAAGGTTATTGAACATCCGGATATTTTTGTACAGGAATCCGAATATGATTTTAATGATTTTGATATTATTATTGAACTTCGTAACAATCCGAATGAAGAAATTATTTATGATACGTTTACGGCAAGCTATACCGACGAACTGTAA
- a CDS encoding YajQ family cyclic di-GMP-binding protein, whose product MSSENSFDIVSKMDLQELTNAVTQTEKEIGTRYDFKGSKSSLKLDKDALTIVSDDETKLKAVIDVLQSKMAKRGLPLKNIDYAKVEPASSGTVRQRLNFKQGIDQDIAKKINILIRDSKMKVKSQIQGDQLRVSGKSKNDLQAVMQLLNGANLPLDLQYTNFK is encoded by the coding sequence TTGAGTTCAGAAAATTCATTTGATATCGTGTCCAAAATGGACTTGCAAGAACTGACAAATGCCGTTACACAAACGGAGAAGGAAATTGGCACTCGTTATGACTTCAAGGGCAGCAAGAGCAGTCTGAAACTGGATAAGGATGCGTTAACGATCGTATCTGATGATGAGACCAAACTCAAGGCTGTCATTGACGTGCTGCAATCCAAAATGGCGAAGCGTGGTCTGCCGTTGAAAAATATCGATTACGCCAAAGTAGAGCCAGCGTCTTCTGGTACAGTCCGCCAGCGTTTGAATTTCAAACAGGGGATTGATCAGGACATCGCCAAGAAAATCAATATCCTGATTCGGGATTCCAAGATGAAGGTGAAGAGTCAGATTCAAGGAGACCAGCTCCGGGTATCAGGTAAGAGTAAAAATGATTTGCAAGCAGTCATGCAGCTGCTAAATGGCGCTAACTTGCCTTTGGATTTGCAATATACTAATTTCAAGTAA
- a CDS encoding RodZ domain-containing protein: MSELGQQLREARLQKGMSLDDVQEMTKIRKRYLEAIEAGDYKVLPGSFYVRAFIKTYAETVGLNPDELLEGHKKDVPAEETEATMEPVIQKRSSRPVERSNRWMSVALMWTFPVLIVVLLYVYVVYNKGDDADNPGLDPVKITDSQQQPEDKPDQPADNGQASNPPATDSGTEGTGEGDAGGNGGGTDTEGQTDGQTDGTTGENEEEPTDNSPSAVTVAEDGKSGNITNFKVNGSAGKPVTVTIKATGHSWLEVYKGENSSGEKLEYGNTAEGDSYTFELDSAGMYIKSGYAAATTIEVGGQVVTDGKATNRIRLKLGEDSGSTASSTGVENGSTDSTGAATGSE; the protein is encoded by the coding sequence ATGTCTGAACTGGGTCAGCAGTTAAGAGAGGCCCGGCTGCAAAAAGGGATGAGTCTTGACGATGTACAGGAAATGACAAAAATTCGCAAGAGGTATCTGGAGGCCATAGAAGCAGGAGACTATAAAGTGCTGCCGGGCAGCTTCTATGTGCGTGCTTTTATTAAAACCTATGCGGAGACCGTAGGACTGAACCCTGATGAGCTGCTGGAGGGACACAAAAAAGATGTACCGGCAGAAGAGACGGAAGCAACGATGGAACCGGTGATACAGAAGCGTTCTAGCCGTCCGGTTGAGCGTAGCAACAGGTGGATGTCCGTCGCACTGATGTGGACATTCCCGGTTTTGATCGTAGTCCTGTTGTATGTGTACGTAGTGTATAACAAGGGTGATGATGCAGATAATCCGGGGCTTGATCCGGTCAAAATTACAGACAGTCAACAGCAGCCTGAGGATAAACCGGATCAACCTGCCGACAACGGACAGGCATCTAATCCGCCTGCGACAGACTCAGGTACTGAGGGTACTGGTGAAGGCGACGCTGGCGGTAACGGTGGCGGTACGGACACGGAAGGACAGACGGATGGCCAGACGGACGGAACGACGGGAGAAAATGAGGAAGAACCAACAGATAATTCACCGTCTGCTGTAACGGTTGCTGAAGATGGGAAATCGGGCAATATTACAAACTTCAAAGTTAACGGAAGTGCAGGGAAACCTGTGACGGTTACGATCAAAGCCACAGGTCATAGCTGGCTGGAAGTGTATAAAGGCGAGAACTCCAGTGGGGAGAAGCTGGAGTATGGTAACACAGCCGAAGGCGACAGCTATACCTTTGAGCTTGATAGTGCAGGCATGTATATTAAGTCGGGTTATGCTGCCGCGACAACCATTGAGGTCGGCGGGCAAGTTGTAACGGATGGCAAGGCAACCAATCGGATCCGTTTGAAGCTTGGTGAAGACAGTGGCAGTACGGCTTCGTCCACAGGTGTTGAAAATGGTTCAACGGACAGTACAGGAGCAGCCACTGGTAGCGAATAA
- a CDS encoding ribonuclease J, with product MSKKNNNDKLMIFALGGVGEIGKNMYVIQYANDIVVVDAGLKFPEEDMLGIDIVIPDISYLTENRDKVRGIILTHGHEDHIGGLPYVLKHLNVPVYGTRLTLGLVENKLKEANLLGETKRILIDADSEIQLGNALKASFFATNHSIPDSVGVCIETPEGAVVHTGDFKFDHTPVNGQYADLQRMAQIGTNGVLALLSDSTNAEKPGFTPSEKNVGIVLEDIFRKASQRVVVATFASNVHRIQQVINAAEVTGRKVAVIGRSMVNVVGIASELGYLEIPDGMIIEPEEVGKMAADRVVILCTGSQGEPMSALTRMARSTHRKVDILPGDTVIIAATPVPGNEKYVGRTIDELFRLGANVHYSGANSGVHVSGHGSQEELKLMLNLMKPKFFLPIHGEFRMQRRHAVLAESVGVEPENIFITDIGEVIEIQGGAARRAGKVTAGNVLIDGLGVGDVGNIVLRDRKLLSQDGILVVVVTLSKQDGKIVSGPDIISRGFVYVRESEGLLDEANRIVSSTLQKLMSENVNEWASLKTNVKDALGRFLYEQTRRRPMILPIIMEV from the coding sequence TTGTCTAAGAAAAATAATAACGATAAACTGATGATTTTTGCTTTGGGCGGCGTAGGCGAGATTGGTAAAAATATGTACGTCATCCAATACGCCAACGACATTGTAGTCGTAGATGCTGGTCTTAAATTCCCTGAAGAAGATATGCTTGGTATTGATATTGTCATCCCTGACATTTCTTACCTGACTGAGAACCGTGACAAAGTAAGAGGCATCATCCTTACTCACGGACATGAGGATCACATTGGTGGTCTGCCATATGTCCTCAAACATCTGAATGTTCCTGTCTACGGAACAAGACTTACGCTTGGACTTGTAGAGAACAAGTTGAAAGAAGCGAACTTGCTGGGTGAAACCAAACGTATTCTGATTGATGCCGATTCCGAGATTCAACTTGGAAACGCATTGAAAGCTTCGTTCTTCGCTACTAACCATAGTATTCCGGATTCTGTTGGTGTATGTATCGAAACACCGGAAGGTGCAGTTGTTCACACAGGTGACTTCAAATTCGACCATACGCCAGTTAACGGTCAATATGCGGATCTTCAGCGTATGGCACAGATCGGAACCAATGGCGTGCTAGCACTGTTGTCTGACAGTACGAACGCTGAGAAGCCTGGATTCACACCATCGGAGAAAAATGTGGGTATCGTTCTGGAAGATATCTTCCGTAAAGCGAGTCAACGTGTTGTTGTAGCGACATTTGCCTCCAATGTACACCGTATCCAACAAGTCATCAATGCAGCAGAAGTGACTGGACGTAAAGTTGCAGTTATCGGACGCAGCATGGTGAATGTCGTGGGTATTGCTTCAGAACTGGGTTACCTTGAGATTCCGGATGGCATGATCATTGAACCTGAAGAAGTAGGCAAGATGGCTGCTGATCGCGTTGTAATTCTCTGCACAGGAAGTCAGGGAGAGCCTATGTCGGCACTGACACGTATGGCTCGTTCCACACACCGTAAAGTGGACATCCTGCCAGGCGACACTGTCATTATCGCAGCAACTCCGGTTCCAGGTAATGAGAAATATGTAGGCCGTACGATTGATGAACTGTTCCGTCTGGGCGCTAACGTGCATTACAGCGGTGCTAACAGTGGGGTTCACGTATCTGGTCACGGTAGCCAGGAAGAGCTGAAACTGATGCTTAACCTGATGAAACCGAAATTCTTCTTGCCAATCCACGGTGAATTCCGTATGCAGCGCCGCCACGCGGTTCTTGCAGAATCTGTTGGCGTAGAACCGGAAAACATTTTCATCACGGACATCGGTGAAGTGATTGAAATCCAAGGTGGAGCCGCACGCAGAGCAGGTAAAGTCACTGCAGGCAACGTGTTGATCGATGGCTTGGGTGTAGGTGATGTGGGTAACATTGTACTGCGTGACCGCAAATTGCTTTCACAAGATGGTATCCTTGTTGTCGTGGTAACACTGAGCAAACAGGATGGAAAAATCGTTTCCGGTCCGGACATCATCTCTCGCGGATTTGTGTATGTACGTGAATCGGAAGGACTTCTTGATGAGGCCAACCGGATCGTTAGCAGCACATTGCAAAAGTTGATGAGTGAGAACGTTAACGAGTGGGCTTCACTCAAAACGAACGTTAAAGATGCATTGGGACGCTTCCTGTATGAGCAAACTCGTCGTAGACCGATGATTTTGCCAATCATTATGGAAGTTTAA
- a CDS encoding pitrilysin family protein gives MNTSGFERGSKREFRIHVLPTKRFKTFAISLYAGVPLREDTVTKVALTPFVLRRGTESYPETTQFREQLEHLYGAGFGFDVYKRGDYQIVQFRMDTINDSFVGGDEQLLDRSFAFLGEVLTRPAQENGHFRTSYVQAERETVRKKLESIVNDKMRYAAERSIEEMCKNEPYRLHPLGERKDLPGIEPDTLTASYQEWLQQASMDLYVVGDTTLEEVENLVQRHFNVDRTSSSDYQAQAAVRGDKEVETVVERLNVSQGKLNMGLRTSITYGDPQYAAALMYNGILGGYPHSKLFVNVREKESLAYYASSRYDGHKAIATIQSGIEIPNYEKAVTIIKQQLEEMKSGTISDLEMSQTKAMIRNLLKEMQDSAFEMIAYDFNRQLSGKERTAEELLTQVEQISKEDVREAAEQFRLDTIYFLRDEKEE, from the coding sequence TTGAATACATCAGGATTCGAACGAGGCAGCAAGAGAGAGTTTCGTATACATGTGCTTCCGACTAAACGATTCAAAACGTTTGCTATATCGCTGTATGCAGGGGTTCCCTTACGAGAAGATACAGTAACCAAAGTAGCGCTGACACCTTTTGTTCTGCGACGCGGGACGGAGTCTTATCCGGAAACAACGCAATTCCGTGAGCAATTGGAGCATCTGTACGGAGCAGGTTTTGGTTTTGACGTCTACAAACGCGGCGATTATCAGATTGTACAGTTTCGGATGGATACCATTAATGATTCCTTTGTTGGAGGAGATGAACAGCTGCTGGATCGTTCATTTGCCTTCCTTGGTGAGGTGCTTACCCGACCTGCACAGGAAAATGGACATTTCAGGACGTCGTATGTACAAGCAGAGCGAGAGACCGTTCGCAAAAAGCTGGAGTCCATCGTGAATGATAAAATGCGCTATGCCGCTGAGCGCAGTATTGAGGAAATGTGCAAGAATGAACCGTACCGTCTTCACCCACTGGGTGAGCGAAAGGATCTGCCCGGGATTGAGCCTGACACACTCACTGCGTCTTACCAGGAGTGGCTGCAGCAGGCGAGTATGGATCTGTATGTGGTTGGGGATACGACACTTGAAGAGGTTGAGAACCTTGTTCAACGTCATTTCAATGTAGATCGAACCTCCTCCTCCGATTACCAGGCACAGGCGGCAGTACGGGGAGATAAGGAAGTGGAGACCGTTGTTGAGCGACTGAATGTCAGTCAGGGAAAACTCAATATGGGGCTCCGTACATCCATCACTTATGGAGATCCTCAGTATGCAGCAGCACTAATGTACAATGGGATACTCGGTGGTTATCCTCATTCCAAACTATTTGTAAATGTTCGTGAAAAAGAAAGCCTGGCGTATTACGCATCTTCGCGATATGACGGACATAAGGCCATTGCCACCATTCAATCCGGGATTGAAATCCCCAATTATGAAAAGGCCGTTACCATCATCAAACAGCAGCTGGAAGAAATGAAAAGTGGAACGATCAGTGATCTCGAAATGTCCCAAACCAAAGCGATGATTCGTAACCTGCTTAAGGAAATGCAGGATTCTGCTTTTGAGATGATCGCTTATGACTTCAATCGACAGTTGTCCGGCAAGGAGAGAACAGCTGAAGAACTGTTGACTCAGGTAGAACAGATCAGCAAGGAAGATGTTCGTGAGGCGGCAGAACAATTCCGTCTGGATACGATTTATTTCTTGCGGGACGAGAAGGAGGAATAG
- a CDS encoding pitrilysin family protein, producing MESIRYKHLQETLYYEVMDNGLHVYILPKPGFQKTYATFATKYGSVDNHFQVEGQEAVKVPDGIAHFLEHKMFEEPTGDIFATFASHGASANAFTSFDQTVYLFSATEYVNENIQTLVDFVQNPYFTDQNVEKEKGIIGQEIDMYADNPDWRVYFGLIEAMYQKHPVHIDIAGTVESIRTITKEMLYECYNTFYHPSNMLLFVVGGVEPQEVIDMVRTNQEQKDYKPQGSIERFFEPEPEQVGEVRRESKLAVSLPKCLFGFKETELGLTGEKLLRRDMTTQLMMDLLFGSSTRLFQKLYDEDLISDSFGHEYNSSPQYAFSAIGGDTKDPDQLLARIREEVDAIVEKGFESTDFERARKKKIGGYLRMLNSPENIAHEFTRQQFRGGDFFNMLPLYESITLEDVNLRLREHIRWDQLAVSLVVSP from the coding sequence GTGGAGAGCATTCGGTATAAGCATTTGCAAGAGACACTATATTACGAAGTAATGGATAATGGACTGCATGTCTATATTTTGCCTAAACCGGGATTCCAGAAAACGTATGCTACGTTTGCAACCAAGTATGGATCGGTGGACAATCATTTTCAGGTTGAAGGACAGGAAGCCGTGAAGGTTCCGGATGGGATTGCCCATTTCCTGGAGCACAAAATGTTTGAAGAACCGACAGGCGACATTTTTGCAACATTTGCGTCTCACGGTGCCTCAGCGAACGCATTTACGAGCTTCGATCAGACGGTTTATTTGTTTTCAGCGACCGAATATGTGAATGAAAATATACAAACATTAGTTGACTTTGTGCAAAATCCGTACTTCACGGATCAAAATGTGGAAAAGGAAAAAGGCATTATTGGTCAGGAGATTGACATGTATGCTGACAATCCGGATTGGCGTGTTTATTTTGGATTGATCGAAGCCATGTATCAAAAACATCCGGTGCATATCGATATTGCCGGAACGGTGGAATCCATCCGTACGATTACCAAAGAGATGTTGTATGAGTGCTATAACACCTTCTATCACCCGAGCAATATGCTCCTGTTTGTGGTAGGTGGTGTAGAGCCGCAGGAAGTCATTGATATGGTTCGTACGAACCAGGAACAGAAGGATTATAAGCCGCAGGGGAGTATCGAACGTTTCTTCGAACCGGAGCCAGAGCAAGTAGGAGAAGTCAGACGGGAATCGAAACTGGCGGTTTCACTGCCCAAATGTCTGTTTGGATTCAAAGAGACGGAACTTGGACTCACTGGGGAAAAATTGTTACGGCGAGATATGACAACGCAGCTGATGATGGATCTTTTATTTGGCTCAAGTACACGATTGTTTCAAAAGCTTTACGATGAGGATCTGATTTCGGACAGTTTTGGACACGAGTATAACAGTTCGCCGCAATATGCATTTTCAGCCATTGGTGGGGATACGAAAGATCCGGACCAACTGCTCGCTCGGATACGTGAAGAAGTGGATGCCATTGTAGAAAAAGGGTTCGAATCCACGGATTTTGAACGTGCACGCAAAAAGAAAATAGGCGGCTATCTGCGCATGCTCAACTCTCCGGAGAACATTGCGCATGAATTTACACGTCAGCAATTCCGTGGCGGTGATTTTTTCAATATGCTCCCGCTCTATGAATCGATTACACTGGAAGATGTAAATCTCAGACTGAGAGAGCATATTCGCTGGGATCAACTGGCTGTTTCGCTAGTCGTGAGTCCTTGA
- the sleB gene encoding spore cortex-lytic enzyme: MRKMNLWLFTAILLISVLGIRYLLPGNTATDSTVERTPQVEEKALPTFSSNTVKYGSYGQDVYELQGRLKYLGFYNGKIDSNFGSSTLKSVKWFQSEFGMKADGVVGAATKLKLYNASTKWSPTEPPLHKGSSGGDGGSGNNTADKEQDNMGSANALGLSENELKIMANAVYGEARGEPFEGQVAVAAVILNRVKSPSFPSTPSGVIFQPGAFTAVADGQIYLEPNAQAKKAVEQALNGWDPSGGCLYYFNPKTATSKWIWTRPQVKTIGQHIFCM, translated from the coding sequence ATGCGAAAAATGAACCTATGGCTTTTCACTGCTATTTTGCTGATATCCGTATTGGGAATTCGTTATTTGCTTCCTGGGAATACAGCAACTGATAGTACAGTCGAGCGTACACCGCAGGTAGAAGAGAAGGCCTTGCCTACGTTTAGCAGCAATACAGTGAAATACGGAAGTTACGGTCAGGATGTATATGAACTTCAAGGGCGTCTGAAGTACCTGGGGTTCTACAATGGCAAGATCGACAGTAATTTCGGCAGCAGCACACTGAAATCAGTCAAATGGTTTCAATCCGAGTTTGGCATGAAGGCAGATGGTGTGGTTGGAGCTGCAACCAAGCTTAAACTGTACAATGCTTCAACCAAATGGTCGCCAACCGAACCGCCACTTCACAAGGGATCCTCAGGTGGCGATGGGGGAAGCGGCAACAATACAGCAGACAAAGAGCAGGATAATATGGGGTCTGCGAATGCACTAGGTCTCTCCGAAAATGAACTCAAGATTATGGCTAATGCCGTATATGGTGAAGCCCGGGGTGAACCGTTTGAAGGTCAAGTCGCAGTGGCGGCAGTCATTCTGAATCGCGTAAAATCACCAAGTTTTCCAAGTACACCCTCAGGCGTGATTTTTCAACCAGGTGCATTTACGGCTGTAGCGGATGGACAGATCTATCTGGAACCGAACGCACAAGCCAAAAAGGCAGTTGAGCAGGCCCTGAATGGCTGGGACCCTTCTGGTGGTTGTCTCTATTATTTTAATCCAAAGACAGCAACATCCAAATGGATCTGGACCCGTCCACAGGTGAAAACAATCGGGCAGCATATTTTTTGTATGTGA
- a CDS encoding ATP-dependent Clp protease proteolytic subunit: MNERMNGKQASRSNQPEVEAPEIPIQEEKNISPVTETIQQFGQTQSPAGESNIFCMTIIGQVEGHLILPPQNKTTKYEHIIPQLVAAEQNQRIEGILIILNTVGGDVEAGLAIAEMIASLSKPTVTVVIGGGHSIGVPIAVASTYSLIAGSATMTIHPIRMNGLVIGVPQTFEYMEKMQERVVRFVTSHSNISEEMFKELMFKTGELNRDIGTAVGSADAVKYGLMDAVGGIGQAIAQLNQLIGDKRQTLQAGGYTQ, from the coding sequence ATGAATGAACGTATGAATGGCAAGCAGGCATCAAGATCCAATCAGCCGGAAGTTGAAGCACCGGAGATTCCAATACAGGAGGAGAAGAACATCTCTCCCGTGACGGAGACTATTCAGCAATTTGGGCAGACACAGTCGCCGGCAGGTGAATCGAATATTTTCTGTATGACCATTATCGGGCAGGTCGAAGGGCATTTGATTTTGCCCCCACAAAATAAAACAACAAAGTACGAGCATATCATTCCACAGCTGGTGGCTGCAGAACAGAATCAGCGTATCGAAGGCATTTTGATCATTTTGAACACGGTAGGGGGAGATGTGGAGGCAGGTCTGGCCATTGCAGAGATGATTGCTTCTCTAAGCAAACCTACGGTTACGGTGGTTATTGGCGGCGGGCATAGCATTGGAGTACCGATTGCTGTAGCTTCAACGTATTCCCTGATTGCCGGAAGTGCAACGATGACGATTCATCCCATCCGGATGAACGGCCTTGTCATTGGTGTACCTCAGACGTTTGAGTACATGGAGAAAATGCAGGAACGGGTTGTTCGATTCGTGACTTCTCATTCGAATATCTCGGAAGAGATGTTCAAAGAACTGATGTTTAAGACCGGTGAGTTGAATCGGGACATCGGGACAGCTGTAGGAAGCGCAGATGCGGTGAAATATGGTTTGATGGATGCGGTAGGCGGAATTGGACAAGCGATTGCCCAGTTAAATCAGCTCATAGGCGACAAGAGACAGACTCTGCAAGCGGGAGGTTATACCCAATGA
- the fabG gene encoding 3-oxoacyl-ACP reductase FabG translates to MTVLVTGASGGIGAAIAERFARVGMNVVIHYMKSHEAANEAARRCMEQGSGRIMTVSADLRSREQIERMREKLESHHLMPDILVNNAGISHYGMLSDVTEEIWDEVMAINLKGTFMCTQEMMPHMISQRYGRIINVSSIWGLSGASCEVLYSTTKGGVNAFTKALAKELAPSGVTVNAVAPGAVQTSMLNHLDQSELKMLEEEIPAGRLAQPDEISSLVYFLALPESGYINGQIISPNGGWLT, encoded by the coding sequence ATGACTGTACTGGTAACTGGAGCAAGCGGTGGCATTGGGGCGGCTATCGCAGAACGTTTCGCCAGAGTGGGAATGAATGTTGTTATACACTATATGAAATCGCATGAAGCAGCGAATGAAGCCGCCAGACGGTGCATGGAACAGGGCAGTGGAAGAATCATGACCGTGTCTGCCGATCTTCGCAGCCGGGAACAGATTGAGCGTATGCGTGAGAAGCTTGAGTCACACCATCTCATGCCAGATATCCTTGTGAACAATGCAGGCATCTCGCACTATGGGATGTTGTCTGATGTGACGGAGGAGATCTGGGATGAAGTGATGGCGATTAACCTCAAAGGCACGTTTATGTGTACACAGGAGATGATGCCTCACATGATCTCCCAAAGGTATGGCAGAATCATTAATGTATCGTCAATCTGGGGACTGTCTGGTGCCTCTTGTGAGGTGTTGTATTCCACAACCAAAGGTGGGGTGAATGCGTTCACCAAGGCACTTGCCAAGGAACTCGCACCTTCCGGAGTGACCGTAAATGCCGTTGCTCCCGGAGCCGTTCAGACATCCATGCTGAACCATCTGGACCAGAGTGAACTGAAGATGCTGGAGGAGGAAATTCCGGCAGGGAGACTTGCTCAACCTGATGAAATTTCATCACTGGTTTATTTTCTGGCCCTCCCGGAATCAGGTTATATCAATGGGCAGATTATCAGTCCAAATGGCGGTTGGTTAACGTAA
- the dapA gene encoding 4-hydroxy-tetrahydrodipicolinate synthase gives MDFGRLITAMVTPFNEQGEIHWEETARLIDYLIVDQKSETLVVSGTTGESPTLSDTEKVQLFEFAVKHAAGRCKIIAGTGSNNTAHSIHLTQEAERAGVDGILLVVPYYNKPSQEGLYRHFEAIASSTKLPIMLYNVPGRTVTSLSAATTLRLAQIPNIVATKECASTEQVTLIAASAPEHFRVYSGDDASGLPAIAVGAHGIVSVASHVVGAEMKKMIDAFYGGAPLQAAQIHQQLFPVFKGLFECPQPLPNPVAVKYALTLRGLNVGSVRLPLIPATEEEQVYIKGLLNL, from the coding sequence TTGGACTTTGGAAGATTGATTACAGCAATGGTCACTCCGTTCAATGAACAAGGAGAGATTCATTGGGAGGAAACGGCACGTCTCATCGACTATCTGATTGTAGATCAAAAGTCGGAGACGCTGGTGGTTTCCGGAACAACAGGGGAGTCTCCAACACTTAGTGATACTGAGAAAGTTCAATTATTCGAATTTGCGGTGAAACATGCGGCCGGCCGGTGTAAAATTATAGCCGGCACGGGAAGCAACAACACGGCACATTCCATCCATTTGACACAGGAAGCTGAACGTGCCGGAGTGGATGGCATATTGCTGGTTGTTCCGTATTACAACAAACCAAGCCAAGAGGGTTTGTACAGACATTTTGAAGCGATTGCAAGCTCTACCAAGCTTCCCATTATGCTGTACAACGTGCCTGGGCGTACAGTAACCAGCCTGTCAGCAGCAACAACGCTTCGTCTAGCACAGATTCCCAATATCGTCGCTACGAAGGAATGTGCGTCTACGGAGCAGGTTACGCTGATTGCGGCAAGCGCTCCAGAACATTTCAGAGTGTACTCTGGTGATGATGCTTCAGGCTTACCAGCGATTGCGGTTGGAGCACATGGCATTGTCAGTGTGGCCAGTCATGTCGTGGGGGCTGAAATGAAGAAAATGATTGACGCCTTCTATGGCGGAGCACCTCTTCAGGCTGCTCAGATTCATCAGCAACTGTTCCCTGTGTTTAAAGGCCTGTTCGAATGTCCACAACCTCTGCCAAACCCGGTAGCGGTGAAATACGCGCTGACATTGCGTGGTTTGAACGTTGGATCTGTCCGTTTGCCCCTTATTCCGGCAACGGAAGAGGAGCAGGTTTATATCAAAGGTCTGCTTAATTTGTAA
- a CDS encoding DUF3243 domain-containing protein, translating into MSTEKTVLSSFDTWKKFLGDRVLQAEKMGMSEETINKLAYEIGDFLDEKVDPANHSNRALKELWDVGDADERRTIACLMVKLAKQNA; encoded by the coding sequence ATGTCAACAGAAAAAACAGTGCTCTCCAGTTTTGACACATGGAAGAAGTTCCTGGGTGACCGCGTACTGCAAGCAGAGAAGATGGGGATGAGTGAAGAAACCATTAACAAACTTGCGTATGAAATCGGCGATTTCCTTGATGAGAAAGTCGATCCGGCGAACCATTCCAACCGGGCATTGAAAGAATTATGGGATGTCGGCGATGCAGATGAGCGTCGTACGATTGCGTGCCTGATGGTCAAATTGGCCAAACAAAACGCATAA
- a CDS encoding YlzJ-like family protein — MTMYTVMPPEQLWSGMWKEGEDTREIKMNGLLMQVRPVNDNEAVIVRLLDCPLEAYLDPANMPGSTIPLSGNPGSA, encoded by the coding sequence ATGACGATGTATACAGTGATGCCCCCTGAACAGCTTTGGTCGGGAATGTGGAAAGAGGGCGAAGATACAAGGGAAATCAAGATGAATGGTCTGTTGATGCAGGTGCGGCCTGTTAATGACAATGAAGCTGTTATTGTACGTTTGCTGGATTGTCCGCTTGAAGCCTATCTCGATCCTGCCAATATGCCCGGTTCAACCATACCGCTTTCAGGTAACCCGGGATCAGCATAA